From the genome of Zingiber officinale cultivar Zhangliang unplaced genomic scaffold, Zo_v1.1 ctg112, whole genome shotgun sequence, one region includes:
- the LOC122035802 gene encoding xylan glycosyltransferase MUCI21-like isoform X3 translates to MNRQQRPMAAAALLPPGKSTAEKERKSNSVHRLFPLLLLTLYAIASVLRLALSSPFPTAFVQPSASSSSTFSAESRQEAESLKTHIPSETHHVQAEEENPVPAPPPCSALIDGTAVSRNEAAAFVCCDRSHIRSDLCYARGDIRTDSASSSVLVHGMSSAAEAIRPYTRKWDPAITRTIQEISIRPANGSRRACDVRHEGVPALLFSNGGYTGNLYHEFSDGLIPLYVTAQRFRGEVVLVVAEYRPWWLARYRPLLERLTKYKMVDFSRDNRVHCFSEMIVGLRIHGELIIDPWLMPNGNSVRDFQALLLEGYNAVARSNPSLPAPESPPFLRSLVRSTRREPAGRCSRSRRPRIAVFVRKGCRVLVNLRELVRACQRTGFDVQIIEPRRGTPLDVIHRALAPADAMLAVHGAAVTHFLFMRPSSALIQVVPLGLEKPAEEFYGEPARRLGLEYMAYKITPEESTLSKLYDRRSAVLVNTSVITDRGWQEMKKIYLDKQNVKLNLTRFGKVLAKAYSHVCVARSGIE, encoded by the exons aTGAACCGTCAGCAGAGGCCGATGGCCGCCGCCGCCTTGCTTCCGCCGGGGAAATCGACGGCGGAAAAGGAGAGGAAGAGTAATTCCGTCCACCGCCTGTTTCCTTTGCTGCTCCTCACGCTGTATGCGATCGCCTCGGTGCTTCGACTCGCTTTGTCGTCCCCGTTTCCTACCGCCTTTGTGCAGCCgtccgcttcttcttcttcgacaT TCTCCGCGGAGTCGAGGCAAGAAGCGGAATCTTTGAAGACTCATATTCCGTCGGAGACCCACCACGTCCAGGCCGAAGAGGAGAATCCGGTGCCGGCGCCGCCTCCGTGCTCTGCTCTCATCGATG GAACCGCCGTTAGCAGAAACGAGGCGGCGGCGTTCGTTTGCTGCGACCGGAGCCACATCCGGAGCGATCTCTGCTACGCCAGGGGCGACATCCGCACCGACTCCGCCTCCTCGTCGGTACTGGTGCACGGAATGTCATCGGCGGCGGAGGCAATCCGGCCGTACACGCGGAAGTGGGACCCGGCAATCACGAGGACGATTCAGGAGATTTCGATCCGCCCGGCGAACGGCAGCCGGAGGGCGTGCGACGTGCGGCACGAGGGCGTGCCGGCGCTGCTGTTCTCCAACGGCGGCTACACCGGGAACCTGTACCACGAGTTCAGCGACGGGCTGATCCCGCTGTACGTGACGGCGCAGCGGTTCCGCGGAGAGGTGGTGCTGGTGGTGGCGGAGTACCGGCCGTGGTGGCTCGCCCGGTACCGCCCCCTGCTGGAGCGCCTGACCAAGTACAAGATGGTGGATTTCAGTCGCGACAACCGCGTCCACTGCTTCTCGGAGATGATCGTCGGCCTGCGGATCCACGGCGAGCTCATCATCGACCCGTGGCTGATGCCCAACG GTAACAGCGTTCGGGACTTCCAGGCGCTCCTCCTCGAAGGCTACAACGCCGTGGCCCGGTCCAATCCCTCGCTTCCGGCCCCGGAGTCCCCGCCGTTCCTCCGGTCCCTGGTTCGGTCCACGCGCCGCGAGCCGGCGGGGCGATGCTCCCGCAGCCGGCGGCCGAGGATCGCGGTGTTCGTGCGCAAAGGCTGCCGGGTGCTGGTGAACCTGCGGGAGCTTGTCCGGGCGTGCCAGCGAACCGGGTTCGACGTCCAAATCATCGAGCCCCGGCGCGGCACACCGTTGGACGTCATCCACCGCGCCCTCGCCCCCGCCGACGCCATGCTCGCCGTCCACGGCGCCGCCGTGACCCACTTCCTCTTCATGCGCCCCTCGTCGGCGCTCATTCAGGTGGTGCCGCTGGGGCTGGAGAAGCCGGCCGAGGAGTTCTACGGCGAACCGGCCCGGCGGCTGGGGCTGGAGTACATGGCGTACAAAATAACGCCCGAGGAGAGCACCTTGTCGAAGCTCTACGATCGGCGAAGCGCCGTGCTGGTCAACACCAGCGTCATCACCGACAGAGGGTGGCAGGAGATGAAGAAGATCTACCTCGATAAACAAAATGTCAAACTGAATCTTACCAGATTCGGTAAGGTTCTTGCTAAAGCTTACAGCCATGTTTGTGTAGCACGATCAGGAATTGAATGA